In Odontesthes bonariensis isolate fOdoBon6 chromosome 9, fOdoBon6.hap1, whole genome shotgun sequence, the following proteins share a genomic window:
- the p2ry1 gene encoding P2Y purinoceptor 1: protein MTTDLNLTSLLNVTDYDNQTKGCSLKTGFQFYYLPTVYIMVFITGLVGNSVAIWMFVFHMRPWSSISVYMFNLALADFCYVLSLPFLIFYYFNKTDWIFGDVLCRLQRFIFHVNLYGSILFLTCISVHRYTGVVHPLKSLGRLKKKNAVITSTLVWLVVIIGISPILYYSRTGLKNNTITCYDTTTKDELPGYFIYSMTLTVFGFCIPFIIIFCCYGMIVKALICNDMNNAPLRQKSIHLVIIVLAVFAVSYLPFHVMKNLNMRARLYFQSPDMCEFNNRVYATYQVTRGLASLNSCVDPILYFLAGDTFRRKLSRATKKPSRKGDNVIQSKSEETALNSLAEYVENGDRRA, encoded by the coding sequence ATGACCACAGACTTGAACTTGACCTCTCTGTTGAATGTAACAGATTACGACAACCAAACAAAAGGATGTTCCCTCAAGACAGGTTTCCAGTTCTACTACCTGCCCACTGTTTACATCATGGTTTTCATCACTGGGCTGGTGGGAAACAGCGTGGCCATTTGGATGTTTGTCTTCCATATGAGACCCTGGAGCAGCATCTCTGTCTACATGTTCAACCTGGCTCTGGCTGACTTCTGCTATGTCCTCTCTTTGCCTTTCCTCATCTTCTACTACTTCAACAAAACAGACTGGATATTTGGGGATGTCCTGTGCCGACTGCAGCGTTTTATATTCCATGTGAATCTCTACGGGAGTATTCTGTTCCTGACCTGCATCAGTGTTCACAGGTACACTGGGGTGGTGCACCCGCTCAAGTCTCTGGGTCggctgaagaagaaaaacgcGGTCATTACCAGCACCTTGGTGTGGCTGGTCGTGATTATAGGCATTTCTCCAATTCTGTATTATTCCAGGACTGGTTTGAAGAATAATACAATCACCTGTTACGACACCACCACTAAGGATGAGTTACCAGGTTATTTCATTTACAGCATGACTTTGACCGTGTTTGGGTTCTGCATCCCTTTCATCATCATATTTTGTTGCTACGGCATGATAGTCAAAGCCTTGATATGCAACGACATGAACAATGCGCCTCTGCGGCAGAAATCCATCCACCTGGTTATCATAGTCCTCGCTGTCTTTGCAGTCTCCTACCTGCCTTTCCACGTGATGAAAAATCTCAACATGCGGGCCAGGCTGTACTTTCAGAGCCCTGACATGTGTGAGTTCAATAACCGCGTCTATGCCACCTACCAGGTGACGCGGGGGCTGGCCAGCCTCAACAGCTGTGTGGATCCTATTCTTTACTTCCTGGCTGGAGACACCTTCAGGAGGAAGCTGTCACGGGCCACCAAAAAGCCCTCCAGGAAAGGGGACAATGTCATTCAGTCCAAGAGTGAGGAGACGGCTCTCAACAGCCTGGCTGAGTATGTTGAGAATGGAGACCGGAGGGCGTGA